In Fluviispira sanaruensis, a genomic segment contains:
- the cheB gene encoding chemotaxis-specific protein-glutamate methyltransferase CheB — MYSEWNDLILKIKNIVNEETGNQLSENNISMVESRLQKRLTFLGMNTPKEYLDYLQKNLLQEKKAIISLFTTHHSFFFREYFHFEDVEKKYLKKILNAKKDKTIRIWSAACSQGQEAYSLSMLFHKLKQENKLNNCDFKILATDVDHESLEYAKNAVYIYKDISQVPMSYIHGNWLRGRGEIRDYVKPKLHIKDSVTFEEVNLIKINNKFLTEKFDIIFCRNVLIYFNDEQIKEIIKNLLARLEPHGILVLGISESINGYNLPVKLLSNAIYSHSTHEEKEFSSPIPETKKPLAKVLVVDDSPTILLLMKKILSTDNGFEVVATVSSAAQAREVLKTSKIDIVTLDIHMPDETGIEYLKSSFVKGKHPPVLIVSSIERDGTNIAKEALDLGASDYVEKPDLKNMAESSEEICFKIDTILKSNKVTDSFNDKPAVQLRDLHDTIRVLIVDDSPTIRTQLKNILAKSKNIKVVGEVEDPRQLDKQIQLLKPDVITLDINMPYLSGIDILRLIIPRYKIPTVVVSALNLEEGSLVMEALELGAVEFFQKPELRNVVEEGKILIEKIILAKSAKISFHRDRVYNYNENKILDEEYLIAIGSSTGGTEALKLILEHLPSQIPPILIVQHIPEVFSKALADRLNNICPFDVVEAKDNDILMPNRVYVAPGNYHMIVRKHVKNLQIQTTGANVVNGHRPSVDVLFNSLAQLKLQKMLGIILTGMGADGAQGLKQLKDAGAKTIAQNEETCVVFGMPREAIKLNAVDFIEPLENIANKIINLTKVSD, encoded by the coding sequence ATGTATTCAGAATGGAATGATCTCATTCTTAAAATTAAGAATATAGTGAACGAAGAAACGGGTAATCAATTATCTGAAAACAATATTTCAATGGTCGAATCGCGTTTACAAAAGCGCTTAACGTTTCTCGGAATGAATACTCCTAAGGAGTATTTAGATTATTTGCAAAAGAATTTATTGCAAGAGAAAAAAGCGATTATTTCTTTATTCACAACTCATCATAGTTTCTTTTTTAGAGAGTACTTTCATTTTGAAGACGTAGAAAAAAAATATTTAAAAAAAATATTAAATGCGAAGAAAGATAAAACAATCCGAATTTGGAGTGCTGCCTGCAGTCAGGGGCAAGAAGCATATTCGCTTTCTATGCTATTTCATAAATTAAAACAAGAGAATAAATTAAATAACTGTGATTTTAAAATACTTGCTACTGATGTTGATCACGAATCACTTGAGTATGCAAAAAATGCAGTCTATATCTATAAAGACATTTCTCAAGTTCCAATGTCTTATATTCATGGCAATTGGCTGAGAGGTCGTGGAGAAATTCGCGATTATGTTAAACCTAAGTTACATATTAAAGACTCAGTTACTTTTGAAGAAGTAAACTTAATAAAAATAAATAATAAATTTTTAACAGAAAAATTTGATATTATCTTTTGTCGAAACGTTTTGATCTATTTTAACGATGAACAAATTAAAGAAATCATAAAAAACCTTTTGGCTCGACTTGAGCCTCATGGTATTTTAGTCCTAGGTATCAGCGAGTCGATTAATGGTTATAATCTACCCGTTAAATTATTATCCAATGCTATTTATTCGCATAGTACGCATGAAGAAAAAGAATTCAGTTCACCCATTCCTGAAACTAAAAAACCACTTGCTAAAGTGCTAGTTGTAGACGACTCTCCAACTATATTACTTTTGATGAAAAAAATTCTTTCTACAGATAATGGCTTTGAAGTCGTCGCAACTGTGAGCAGTGCAGCTCAAGCGCGAGAGGTTCTAAAAACAAGTAAAATTGATATTGTGACTCTAGATATTCATATGCCCGATGAAACAGGTATAGAGTATTTAAAATCTTCATTTGTGAAAGGAAAACACCCACCCGTTTTGATTGTCAGCTCAATTGAAAGAGATGGAACTAACATTGCTAAGGAAGCGCTGGATTTAGGAGCTTCCGATTATGTTGAAAAACCTGATTTAAAAAATATGGCTGAATCGAGTGAAGAAATATGTTTTAAAATTGATACAATTTTAAAAAGCAATAAAGTAACTGATTCGTTTAATGATAAGCCCGCTGTTCAGTTAAGAGATTTGCACGATACGATTCGTGTTCTCATTGTGGATGATTCGCCTACAATTCGGACACAGCTTAAAAATATTTTAGCAAAAAGTAAGAATATAAAAGTTGTGGGGGAGGTGGAAGACCCAAGACAACTTGACAAACAAATTCAATTGTTGAAACCAGATGTTATTACTTTAGATATTAATATGCCATATTTAAGTGGCATTGATATTTTACGTTTGATAATCCCCCGCTACAAAATTCCAACTGTTGTTGTAAGCGCCTTGAATTTAGAAGAAGGATCTCTTGTTATGGAAGCGCTTGAACTTGGTGCGGTGGAATTTTTTCAAAAACCAGAGTTACGAAATGTTGTCGAAGAAGGAAAAATATTAATTGAAAAAATTATTTTAGCAAAAAGTGCAAAAATATCTTTTCATAGAGATCGAGTCTATAATTATAATGAAAATAAAATTTTAGATGAAGAGTATTTAATAGCCATAGGATCTTCTACGGGGGGTACTGAAGCTTTAAAATTGATTTTAGAGCATCTTCCATCACAAATACCACCTATTTTGATTGTTCAGCACATACCTGAAGTCTTTTCAAAAGCACTTGCAGATAGGCTGAATAATATTTGTCCTTTTGATGTGGTTGAAGCAAAAGACAATGATATTTTAATGCCAAATAGAGTTTATGTTGCTCCTGGAAATTATCATATGATCGTAAGAAAACATGTAAAAAATTTACAAATTCAAACGACAGGAGCCAATGTGGTCAATGGGCATAGACCTTCCGTCGATGTATTATTTAATTCACTGGCACAATTAAAGTTACAAAAAATGCTTGGCATTATATTAACAGGAATGGGAGCTGATGGTGCGCAAGGGTTAAAGCAATTAAAAGATGCTGGGGCAAAAACAATTGCCCAAAATGAAGAAACTTGCGTGGTTTTCGGTATGCCTCGTGAAGCTATTAAATTAAATGCAGTCGATTTTATTGAGCCACTTGAGAATATTGCAAATAAAATAATCAATTTAACTAAAGTGTCTGATTAA
- a CDS encoding methyl-accepting chemotaxis protein yields the protein MLDKLSLRTKIFFISICGILIACVASIILTLINVSQQEEMVKSKLFLAAEDLSNSFQDQFYERYGDIKVFAQYFKNTQGLSRENVITLNQFSVLYGIYDLILVCDLNGKLLAVNDKSPDDKKINSEMLYAMNFSKTKWFKETLARNFLEDPKKGFSNVYFQDAEFNTMVEKVYNVKKYGTIFSTLIYNTKGDPIGIISSHADFFWLENTISRVYDSFVNSGLKSLEINLLDSNGTLILDFHPASNEYKNIVVHNENYLNKFNLVKAGQTAAIQAQKGLEGVLESENIRRKEIQFTAYKLISGMKIVDKLNWKVLVRIDKDEALSAINKTKIIFSLLLVTILIITIAVSIYFSTEISKIIMNLAAKLSHGNQELNRTSAEVNQESQKLSAASIQQTSALQETASAVNEISAMMNKTSEMADMSQKKSEESRNKITAGKSAIEKMVHSIANIRSSNQNVLNEVVEGNKRISEIVKFISEIENKTKVIDEIVFQTKILSFNASVEAARAGEHGRGFSIVAEEVGNLAQMSGNSSSEISALLENSVDKVKSIIDDTKNNIERIMLISKEAVQSGEEVSRECMEIFEIIFANSEEVNTLIYEISNSSREQARGVAEINNAMSELDTLTNQNSKIAQKSSETSAILFNQSHELEALTKGLMDIVYGHNDNSSAIDISEDDSSHKSFSKKSENKNLNIEKFIKNTKREYPNEIIKKIDKNEKLFIKSERKINKNEKYLSKNDKNVKNENKKDGVPKYNDDRFEEL from the coding sequence ATGTTGGATAAATTATCTTTACGAACTAAAATATTTTTTATAAGTATTTGCGGAATTCTTATCGCCTGTGTGGCATCTATTATATTAACTTTAATTAATGTTTCTCAACAAGAAGAAATGGTAAAAAGTAAACTATTTCTTGCGGCAGAAGATTTATCAAACTCATTTCAAGATCAATTTTATGAGCGATATGGAGATATAAAAGTTTTTGCTCAGTATTTTAAAAATACTCAAGGTTTATCGAGGGAAAATGTCATCACTCTCAATCAATTTAGTGTATTATATGGAATTTACGATCTTATTCTCGTCTGTGATCTCAATGGAAAACTTTTGGCAGTGAATGATAAATCTCCAGATGATAAAAAAATAAATAGTGAAATGCTATATGCAATGAATTTTTCAAAAACAAAATGGTTTAAAGAAACTTTGGCGCGAAATTTTTTGGAAGATCCTAAGAAAGGATTTTCCAATGTTTATTTTCAAGATGCAGAATTTAATACTATGGTTGAAAAAGTTTACAATGTGAAAAAATATGGAACTATTTTCTCAACACTTATATATAATACAAAAGGTGATCCAATTGGAATTATTAGTAGTCATGCCGATTTTTTTTGGCTTGAAAATACGATATCGCGTGTGTACGATAGTTTTGTAAATAGTGGCTTAAAAAGTCTTGAAATAAACTTATTAGATTCTAACGGTACTCTTATTTTGGACTTTCATCCCGCTTCGAATGAATATAAAAATATCGTGGTCCATAATGAAAATTATCTTAATAAATTCAATCTTGTTAAAGCAGGGCAAACAGCTGCAATTCAAGCGCAAAAAGGTCTAGAAGGTGTCCTTGAGTCTGAAAATATAAGACGAAAAGAAATACAATTTACCGCATATAAATTGATTTCTGGAATGAAAATAGTAGATAAATTGAATTGGAAAGTTTTAGTTAGAATTGATAAAGATGAAGCCTTATCAGCTATAAATAAAACAAAGATTATTTTTTCTCTTTTATTAGTAACCATTTTAATTATCACTATTGCTGTTAGTATATATTTTAGCACTGAAATTTCTAAAATTATAATGAATCTAGCAGCTAAGTTATCGCATGGAAATCAAGAGTTAAATAGAACATCTGCAGAGGTGAATCAGGAAAGTCAAAAATTATCAGCAGCCTCTATCCAACAAACTTCAGCTTTGCAAGAGACAGCCTCTGCTGTGAATGAAATAAGTGCTATGATGAATAAAACCTCAGAAATGGCAGATATGTCTCAGAAAAAGTCAGAAGAAAGTCGGAATAAAATAACCGCCGGTAAAAGTGCGATCGAAAAAATGGTACATTCTATTGCTAATATTAGATCGAGCAATCAGAATGTGTTGAACGAAGTTGTTGAAGGAAATAAAAGGATCTCAGAAATAGTAAAATTTATATCTGAAATTGAAAATAAAACTAAAGTTATTGATGAAATTGTTTTTCAAACGAAAATTCTATCCTTCAATGCTTCGGTTGAAGCCGCAAGAGCTGGCGAGCATGGCAGGGGTTTTTCCATTGTTGCTGAAGAAGTTGGTAACTTAGCCCAAATGAGTGGGAATTCTTCAAGTGAAATATCTGCATTACTTGAAAATAGCGTTGATAAAGTAAAAAGTATTATCGATGATACGAAAAATAATATTGAGAGAATAATGTTGATTTCGAAAGAAGCTGTTCAATCTGGCGAAGAAGTGAGCCGAGAGTGTATGGAGATCTTTGAAATAATCTTTGCAAACTCAGAAGAAGTAAATACACTTATTTATGAAATTTCAAACTCATCAAGAGAACAAGCTCGTGGCGTAGCAGAAATAAATAATGCTATGAGTGAACTTGATACATTGACAAATCAAAATTCTAAAATTGCTCAAAAATCATCGGAAACTTCCGCCATTCTTTTTAATCAAAGTCATGAACTAGAAGCCCTTACGAAGGGATTAATGGATATCGTTTACGGACACAATGATAATTCTTCAGCTATAGATATAAGTGAAGATGACTCCTCACATAAATCATTTTCTAAGAAAAGCGAAAATAAAAATTTAAATATAGAAAAATTTATAAAAAATACTAAAAGAGAATATCCTAATGAAATAATAAAAAAAATAGATAAAAATGAAAAATTATTTATAAAAAGCGAAAGAAAAATAAATAAAAATGAAAAATATCTTAGCAAAAATGACAAGAATGTAAAAAATGAAAATAAAAAGGATGGAGTGCCCAAATATAACGACGATCGCTTTGAGGAGCTTTGA
- a CDS encoding chemotaxis protein CheW yields MSDEKLNKQTMLFSAENRYLCFSLGNERFCIPLLQVKEVIGIPEFTQIPYTPGYFCGIMNLRGKVISVIDMRKKLNITSKGDDENSVIVCDLDNITMGALVDSVDNVIKIEKDKILPKPNMQTSIKNDYIDGIIEHKNLIIVLMNLVKSLSIEDLVHIENSGS; encoded by the coding sequence ATGAGTGATGAGAAATTAAATAAACAGACCATGTTATTTTCTGCGGAAAATCGATACTTATGCTTTAGTTTAGGCAATGAGCGTTTTTGTATTCCTCTTTTACAGGTAAAAGAAGTCATTGGTATTCCTGAATTTACCCAAATACCATATACTCCAGGCTATTTTTGTGGGATTATGAACTTAAGAGGAAAAGTGATCAGCGTTATTGATATGCGTAAAAAATTAAATATTACAAGCAAAGGCGATGATGAAAACTCAGTGATAGTCTGCGATTTAGATAATATAACAATGGGTGCTTTGGTCGACTCTGTTGACAATGTCATAAAAATTGAAAAAGACAAGATACTGCCTAAACCAAATATGCAGACTTCTATTAAAAATGATTATATAGATGGAATTATTGAACATAAAAATCTAATCATAGTTTTAATGAATTTAGTAAAGTCATTAAGTATTGAAGATCTAGTTCATATTGAGAATTCTGGATCGTGA
- a CDS encoding chemotaxis protein CheA yields the protein MDEDFELELRKVFLREADINLEEAEEAYLQFSQNPPSELLARCFRLAHNLKGSAKAVGFSDIAEILHRLESFLLKLKNKELNVSQKITNILLATNDKLKFIVEQIKINTDYKIDTKNIIAEIDQIQSEESGLPIGNAPNESQDLKEGDIFVLYDINEVEEAKNNILSNKIEEITKQKINTTKKIINEEVIRVSLNKIEKLQNYIGEIVIIESMLEEQIKQESNQNLKNYYRLLKKTTKEVQEIIMGLRLVPIKPAFQKLLRTARDTSAQLGKTVNVTFVGENTELDKFILDELSDPLMHMIRNAIDHGIEDNDERVAKEKMREGNISVNASHESGNLVITVADDGKGLNPTQIYESAVKKGVISEDVKLTDSQCYELIFAPGFSTKTETTEISGRGVGMDVVKTNIEKLNRKIEISSVLNMGTNFKIKIPLSVGIMEAFIAEISNQKFIIPVQQVIECLSLRKSNLTYLTGIENIIKLRDEEISVIDLSLGLNLHKKKEEKLKDRVIFIVQANAIKIGAIVDKVISIQSVVTKNLGEELRCESGIIGSVILGDGKVVPILEISQLVNSRNFQNNLQKSISR from the coding sequence ATGGATGAAGACTTTGAATTAGAACTGCGCAAGGTTTTTTTAAGAGAGGCTGATATCAATTTGGAAGAAGCAGAAGAAGCTTATTTGCAGTTCAGTCAAAATCCACCAAGCGAACTTTTAGCGCGCTGCTTTCGCCTTGCTCATAACTTAAAAGGAAGTGCTAAAGCGGTTGGATTTAGTGATATTGCTGAAATTCTTCACAGACTTGAGTCATTTTTATTAAAGTTAAAAAACAAAGAGTTGAATGTTTCACAAAAGATTACTAATATTTTACTTGCCACAAATGACAAACTTAAATTCATAGTTGAACAGATAAAAATAAATACGGATTATAAAATTGATACAAAAAATATAATCGCAGAGATTGATCAAATTCAATCAGAAGAGTCCGGTCTCCCAATTGGAAATGCTCCAAATGAAAGTCAAGATTTAAAAGAAGGTGACATTTTTGTCTTATATGATATTAATGAAGTTGAAGAAGCAAAAAATAATATTTTATCAAACAAAATTGAAGAAATTACAAAGCAAAAAATTAATACAACGAAAAAAATAATAAATGAAGAAGTAATTCGTGTTTCTCTTAATAAAATTGAAAAACTACAAAATTATATTGGCGAGATTGTTATTATAGAGAGTATGCTTGAAGAGCAAATAAAGCAGGAAAGTAATCAAAATTTAAAAAATTATTATCGTCTATTAAAAAAAACGACCAAAGAAGTTCAAGAAATAATTATGGGCTTGAGATTGGTACCTATTAAACCTGCATTTCAAAAACTTCTTCGTACAGCACGCGATACTTCTGCCCAGCTAGGAAAAACAGTGAATGTTACATTTGTAGGAGAGAATACGGAACTCGATAAATTTATTTTGGATGAATTATCCGACCCTCTCATGCATATGATTCGAAATGCAATTGATCATGGTATTGAAGACAATGATGAACGAGTTGCAAAGGAAAAAATGCGAGAAGGGAATATTTCCGTCAATGCATCGCATGAATCTGGTAATCTAGTTATCACAGTGGCTGATGATGGAAAGGGATTGAATCCAACGCAAATATATGAGAGCGCAGTTAAAAAAGGTGTGATCTCTGAAGATGTTAAGTTAACAGATAGTCAATGCTATGAGCTCATATTTGCTCCGGGTTTTTCAACAAAAACTGAAACAACTGAAATTTCTGGACGCGGAGTAGGAATGGATGTTGTTAAAACGAATATTGAAAAGCTGAATAGAAAAATTGAAATCAGTTCGGTTTTAAATATGGGGACTAATTTTAAAATAAAAATTCCACTTTCTGTAGGAATTATGGAAGCTTTTATAGCTGAAATATCTAACCAAAAATTTATCATACCCGTCCAACAAGTCATTGAATGCTTAAGTTTAAGAAAAAGTAATTTAACATATTTAACTGGAATTGAGAACATCATCAAACTTCGCGATGAAGAAATTTCTGTCATTGATCTCTCTTTAGGATTAAATCTTCATAAGAAAAAAGAAGAAAAATTAAAAGATAGGGTTATTTTTATTGTCCAAGCGAATGCAATTAAAATAGGTGCCATTGTTGATAAAGTTATTTCTATTCAGTCGGTTGTCACTAAAAATCTGGGTGAAGAATTGAGATGTGAATCAGGAATTATTGGAAGTGTTATACTTGGTGATGGAAAAGTTGTACCAATTTTAGAAATTTCTCAATTAGTGAACAGTAGAAATTTTCAAAATAATCTACAAAAAAGTATAAGTAGGTAA
- a CDS encoding methyl-accepting chemotaxis protein, translated as MKLHFKASLKKRFYLLMFIVFINMFIIAMFSVYTNFQASKSLTSLSNLYFPAVQNSILADMLHDGLRANVNIALFHMLDGSTSEDKVEIEKENKEMTTKFISYIENIQKMNLDDEVQINIKKLLPVLIEYTETSTRVIHAAYSLNRKLATDESKKFNIIFKKLEVELDALSDSIEKLSNSKIETAKNSSNNFQFINLLIILFFMLLSGFISYIFIKKITKLTLQIVESLSLQSQEIRISASNISDTSEELYNAAKSQNDSLQKTSTAIHEINSMVKRTSESTLESSALSKRSEETVFHGKKSVNELINSIEKVKVNNINIMEKVTSSNKRFSEIIKVISNISLRTKVINEIVFKTKLLSFNASVEAARAGEHGRGFSVVAEEVGNLATMSGEAAKEINNMLAESIEKVESIISVTNSEVSKIIALGDESINESTALANKCTSVMENTVENVTLVKKSITDISLAAKEQEVGISEIVNAISEIERLTQANESIANESSQASRDLTEKANTILEIIYNLNYIMNGEKGESE; from the coding sequence ATGAAATTACATTTTAAAGCATCACTTAAAAAAAGATTTTACTTACTCATGTTTATAGTTTTTATCAACATGTTTATTATTGCAATGTTTAGCGTGTATACAAATTTTCAAGCCAGTAAAAGCTTAACTTCACTTTCTAATTTATATTTCCCTGCTGTCCAAAATTCAATCCTTGCCGATATGCTCCATGATGGTTTACGAGCGAACGTAAATATAGCTCTTTTTCACATGCTAGACGGTTCAACTTCGGAAGACAAAGTCGAAATTGAAAAAGAGAACAAGGAAATGACAACAAAATTCATTTCTTATATTGAAAACATCCAAAAAATGAATTTAGATGATGAAGTCCAAATTAATATTAAAAAACTTTTGCCCGTTTTAATTGAATATACTGAAACAAGCACGCGCGTCATTCATGCCGCATATTCTTTAAATAGAAAGCTCGCTACAGATGAAAGCAAAAAATTTAATATTATATTCAAAAAGCTTGAAGTGGAACTGGATGCACTTTCAGATTCAATTGAAAAACTAAGCAATAGTAAGATTGAAACCGCAAAAAATTCTTCCAATAATTTTCAGTTTATAAATTTATTAATTATACTGTTCTTTATGTTATTAAGTGGTTTCATCAGTTATATTTTTATAAAAAAAATTACTAAACTCACGCTTCAAATAGTTGAATCTCTTAGTTTGCAGAGTCAAGAAATAAGAATTTCTGCGAGTAATATAAGCGATACGTCAGAAGAATTATACAACGCTGCAAAGTCACAAAACGATTCCTTACAAAAAACAAGCACTGCAATCCATGAAATAAATTCAATGGTAAAACGAACTTCTGAAAGTACACTTGAATCGAGCGCTCTCTCTAAAAGAAGTGAAGAAACCGTATTCCATGGGAAAAAAAGCGTTAATGAACTTATAAACAGCATTGAAAAAGTGAAAGTTAATAATATAAATATAATGGAGAAAGTAACCTCTAGCAATAAGAGATTCTCTGAAATTATTAAAGTCATTTCTAATATTTCATTGCGAACAAAAGTTATTAATGAAATTGTTTTTAAAACAAAACTCCTTTCCTTTAATGCATCCGTTGAAGCCGCTCGAGCCGGAGAGCATGGCAGAGGATTTTCTGTTGTTGCAGAAGAAGTGGGTAATCTAGCAACGATGAGTGGCGAAGCTGCTAAAGAAATAAATAATATGCTCGCTGAAAGCATAGAAAAAGTCGAAAGTATTATTTCTGTAACCAATTCAGAAGTTTCTAAAATTATTGCTCTTGGCGATGAAAGTATCAATGAAAGTACAGCTCTCGCAAACAAATGCACAAGCGTGATGGAAAATACAGTTGAGAATGTTACTTTAGTAAAAAAATCTATAACTGATATTTCTTTAGCTGCAAAAGAACAAGAAGTGGGAATTTCGGAAATCGTGAATGCAATTTCTGAAATTGAAAGATTAACCCAAGCAAATGAATCTATTGCCAATGAATCTTCCCAAGCAAGTCGTGACCTAACTGAAAAAGCAAATACCATTTTGGAGATCATTTATAATTTAAATTACATTATGAATGGCGAAAAAGGTGAATCAGAATAA
- a CDS encoding MlaD family protein, translating into MLMTSEIKVGLFALVGASVLTTTAFVLGGNPFASKKQHFHTILNNVGGVAERTQIRASGVKVGEVTSVEILPDGARINFDVDSNVKIPSGSYLEIKSRGILGDVYIEIVRNLKGTGEMKSGDQLPRNPESNDMETLMTNLNAIARDIKKISGSLANVLGTSDGETSIKNIVANIEGVTSDLREITGSQKENLKEAIQGLRDTSVRLSKLIERNDAKIDQIIADVKTFTTELRQISTPENREKIESIITSVEAAAGSIKRMAAKIENGEGTLGQLIAKEETAEEVKATLKSIQDAVRPISQLKITVQDRAEARLANAVPGDKYTNELNILLSTRPDRYYLLGVTNAAYARKVTNSTTTTTTTGNTSVTNTQENVPEDVNKLRYNLQVSQRFGFMSLRLGLFSSSAGLATDFYVFKDKLVGTMEISQFNGVPIPSDTLYGNRGFINLKLFVNYFITPNFFVTGGVDGLVISDKPFPFLGAGISISDDDLKGLVGIASIAK; encoded by the coding sequence ATGTTAATGACTTCAGAAATAAAAGTAGGTCTCTTTGCGCTCGTTGGAGCTTCGGTTTTGACAACAACAGCATTTGTTTTGGGTGGGAATCCATTTGCCAGCAAAAAACAACATTTTCATACTATTTTAAATAATGTTGGAGGAGTAGCTGAAAGAACACAAATAAGAGCGTCTGGGGTGAAGGTAGGTGAAGTCACCTCTGTTGAAATATTGCCAGATGGAGCCCGTATCAATTTCGATGTTGATTCAAACGTTAAAATTCCGAGTGGTTCTTATTTAGAAATAAAATCCCGAGGAATTCTTGGAGATGTTTATATAGAAATTGTGCGTAATTTAAAAGGCACTGGTGAAATGAAATCAGGGGATCAACTGCCCAGAAATCCAGAATCCAATGATATGGAAACCCTGATGACAAATCTCAATGCAATTGCAAGAGATATCAAAAAAATAAGCGGTTCCTTAGCAAATGTTCTTGGTACGAGTGATGGTGAAACTTCCATAAAGAATATTGTGGCAAATATTGAAGGTGTTACCAGTGATTTACGTGAAATTACAGGGTCACAGAAAGAAAATTTAAAAGAAGCCATTCAAGGGTTAAGAGACACTTCTGTGCGACTTTCAAAATTAATTGAAAGAAATGATGCGAAAATTGATCAAATTATTGCTGATGTAAAAACTTTTACAACAGAGTTAAGACAAATTTCGACCCCTGAAAATCGAGAAAAAATTGAAAGTATTATAACGAGCGTTGAAGCGGCGGCGGGATCTATCAAACGGATGGCAGCAAAAATTGAAAATGGAGAAGGCACGCTCGGCCAATTGATCGCAAAAGAAGAAACGGCTGAAGAAGTTAAAGCGACCCTAAAAAGCATTCAAGATGCAGTTCGTCCTATTTCTCAACTTAAAATCACGGTGCAAGATCGTGCTGAAGCAAGGCTTGCAAATGCGGTGCCTGGAGATAAATACACCAATGAACTCAATATCTTACTTTCCACACGGCCAGATAGATATTATTTACTTGGTGTAACAAATGCTGCATATGCGCGCAAAGTTACAAACTCAACCACAACGACGACCACAACTGGCAATACTTCTGTCACAAATACACAAGAAAATGTCCCTGAAGACGTTAATAAACTTCGCTATAATTTACAAGTTTCTCAACGATTTGGCTTTATGAGTTTGCGTCTTGGATTATTTTCAAGTTCTGCAGGTCTGGCAACAGATTTCTATGTATTTAAAGATAAATTGGTTGGAACGATGGAAATTTCTCAGTTTAATGGCGTGCCAATCCCTTCTGACACTCTTTATGGCAACAGAGGATTTATCAACTTAAAACTTTTTGTAAATTATTTTATTACGCCAAATTTCTTTGTCACAGGTGGGGTTGATGGACTCGTTATCAGTGATAAACCCTTTCCGTTCTTAGGTGCTGGGATTTCTATCAGTGATGATGATTTAAAAGGTTTAGTTGGTATAGCTTCAATAGCAAAATAA
- a CDS encoding ABC transporter ATP-binding protein, which yields MEKVKDKSIVTLINLKKTFGKNKVLRGLNIKIPEKRISYIIGRSGEGKSVTLKHIIGILKPDEGEVWIDGVAMHSADERAWENIRQQIGTLFQDGALFDSLNVFENISFPIQNHTKMPLEKIKNEVKNLLEIVGLANIEEKFPSELSIGERKRVGLARALALKPKLLLYDEPTTSMDPLIADLIDNLIQNTQQKIEGITSVVISHDITSVMNIAEYIFFLHEGKVYFEGTPEEFQTSQDALVKQFLSGGRNGPLAVPIA from the coding sequence ATGGAAAAAGTAAAAGACAAATCAATAGTAACTTTAATTAATTTAAAAAAAACTTTTGGCAAAAATAAAGTTCTCAGAGGATTGAATATAAAAATACCTGAGAAAAGAATTTCATATATTATTGGTCGAAGCGGAGAAGGCAAATCTGTTACTTTAAAGCATATTATTGGTATTTTAAAACCGGATGAAGGTGAAGTTTGGATTGATGGTGTTGCGATGCACAGCGCTGATGAACGTGCATGGGAAAATATTCGCCAGCAAATAGGCACACTTTTTCAAGACGGAGCTTTATTTGACAGCTTAAATGTATTTGAAAATATATCTTTTCCAATTCAAAATCATACCAAAATGCCTTTAGAAAAAATAAAAAATGAAGTTAAAAATCTATTGGAAATAGTTGGGCTTGCAAATATTGAAGAAAAATTTCCATCTGAATTATCTATTGGTGAAAGAAAAAGAGTGGGATTAGCGAGAGCGCTTGCATTAAAACCTAAGCTGTTACTTTACGATGAACCCACGACAAGTATGGATCCATTAATTGCGGATCTCATCGATAATTTAATTCAAAACACTCAGCAAAAAATTGAAGGAATTACATCTGTTGTGATAAGTCATGATATCACTTCTGTGATGAATATTGCGGAGTATATTTTTTTCCTGCATGAAGGAAAGGTGTATTTTGAAGGAACTCCCGAAGAATTTCAAACGAGTCAAGATGCTCTTGTTAAGCAGTTCTTATCCGGCGGCAGAAATGGTCCATTGGCAGTTCCGATCGCATAA